The Kribbella sp. HUAS MG21 genome includes the window CGAAACCGGGCGTCGCGTGCGCCATGCCCTCCTTGATCTCGTCCCGGCAGATCGCCGGGCAGCCGATCGCGGCCGCGATCCGGTGCGCCAGCGTCGTCTTCCCGGTCCCGGGCGGACCACTCACCACGACCAGCATCGGTTTCGACTGCACCCGCCGTACCTTAGCGGTCACTGTCGGCGCGCGGTGTAAACGCGGTGTAAGACCCCAGGTAGGTGTCTTGTATATCGAGACGATATGTCTCATTTAGCAAGACTCTGATTTAGCGTGGTGGACGCGAAGTCGGCGAGAGGGCAAAGGAGCCTGGGATGAACAACGTGTACACGCACGGCCATCACGAATCGGTCCTGCGGTCGCACCGGTGGCGCACCGCGGAGAACTCGGCCGGCTACCTGCTCCCGCACCTGCGTCCCGGCATGTCCCTGCTCGACGTCGGCGCCGGCCCCGGCACCATCACCGCCGACCTGGCCCGCCTGGTCGAGCCCGGCCGGACGACGGCGCTGGAGGCGAACGAGGCGGCGCTGGGAATCACCCGGAAAGCGTTTGAGGAAAACGCTGTCGACGTGCAGTTCGTGGTCGGCGACGTCCACGCGCTGGACCTGCCGGACGACACGTACGACGTCGTGCACGCGCATCAGGTGCTGCAGCACGTCGCCGATCCGGTGCAGGCCCTGCGCGAGATGCGCCGCGTCTGCAAACCCGGAGGAATCGTCGCCGTCCGCGACTCGGACTACCACGGCTTCGTCTGGTACCCGGAGCTTCCTGAGCTGGACGAGTGGATGGAGCTCTACCAGCGCATGGCGCGCGTGAACAGCGGCGAACCGGACGCCGGCCGGCGCCTGCTGTCGTGGGCGCTGGCGGCCGGGTTCGAGGACGTCGACGCGACCACGTCCACCTGGTCGTTCGCGAACCCGGACGACCGGGCGTTCTGGGGCGGCATGTGGGCGGACCGCATCCTCGAGTCGGCGCTCGCGGACCAGGCGCGCGCGTCCGGCGTACCCGAGGAGCGACTCACAGCCATCTCCCGGGCCTGGCAGGACTGGACGGCCACGCCGGACGCGTGCATCTCGATCCTGCACGGCGAACTACTGTGCCGGGCGTGACCTCTGCCGGGAGATCTCGTAGAGCGCGGCGGTCGCGGCATTGGCGGCGTTGAGCGAGCTGGCGGATCCGGTGATCGGGATCCGGACCAGGTGGTCGGCCGCTTCCTTCCACGCCGTACTCAGACCGGCCGTCTCGTTGCCGATCAGCAGCAGGACGGGCTGCGTGAAGTCGAAGTCGTAGACATCCACGGACCCGTGCTCATCGGTGCCGACCACAACGACCGGGGCGGCCGACCGTCGCACCCAGTCCAGGACTTCGCGATGTGAGGGCACGCGGACGGCGGGAACCGCGAACAGCGATCCCGTCGTCGCCCGCACCGACTTCGGGTCGTACACGTCGGCCGCGTGCCCGGTCACGATCACGCCGTCCGCACCGAACGCGTCGGCCGACCGGATGATCGAACCGATGTTCCCGGGCCCGGTCGGCCGGTCGAACACCACCCCGAGGAAATCCGGACCGACCGGGATCCGCGTGAGATCGTCGGCCGGCAGTTCCAGTACGGCGATCAACTCGGGGTCGTCCTTCTCGCCGAGTTCGGCGAGCAGTTCCGGCGCCATCGCGACCCGCTCGACACCCGGGAGCCGCTGCAACAGCTCCGATGCCCAGCGTGACAACGGCCGCGAGGCGTCGGTGATGACGGTACGCACCGGCCAACCGTTGTCCACAGCAACCGAAATCGGCCGCACGCCCTGGACGAGGAACTCCCCGGACCGCTGCCGCTTGGCGCGATTGCTCAACGACGCCTGCCACACCTGGAAACGCGCGTTGCGCGACGAGATCCGCTGCACAGCGTCCACCCTACGACGGCGCCACCGTGGACTCACGGACGATCAGCTCCGGCCGGAACAGCAGCGACTGCCCCTGCTTCGGCCCCGAGTCGTCCAGCCGGGACCGGAGCTGGGAAAACGCCGCAGCAGCCATTTCCTGCATCGGTTGCCGGACGGTGGTCAGCGTCGGCGCGTACAGATCCGCGAGCACGATGTCGTCGAAGCCGACCACCGAGACGTCCTTGCCCACTTCGAGCCCGCCGTCCCGCAGGCCGCGGCACACACCGAGTGCGCACATGTCGTTGATCGCGACGATCCCCGTCGGCGGCTCCTCCAGGGCCAGCAACTCGGCGGCGGCCGCACGTCCGAGCTCGGACGCCTCGACGTCACCGAAGTCGTCCGCGTCGCCCTTGACCGGCGCCCGCACCGACGTCGCCGGATCGATCCCCGCCTGTTCGAGGGCTCCGGTGAACCCGCGGTACCGCTCCTTGCGGTTCACACTAGCCAGCGCTCCGGACACGAACGCCAGCCGGCGGTGCCCGAGGTCGATGAGGTGCTGTGTGGCGAGCTGGCTGCCGATCGCGTTGTCGACGCTGATGCTCACCAGCGACGCCGGATCGCCCGCCTGCGACGTACGATCGAACGCGACCAGCTGCAGCCCCCGCTCGACCAGCGGCAGCACATGCTCGAGAGACGGCAGCGACGAGCACAGTACGACGCCGTGCACGCCGTCGGCCCACAACTCGTCGATGTAGTCGCGCTCGCGGCGGGGATCGCGCTCGGAGTTGCAGAGCAGGACGTGGTACCCCTCGGCCAGGGCCGCGGACTCGAGATGCCGCGCGAGCGCGCCCCAGAACGGGTTGCCGACCGACGGGACGACGAGTCCGATCGTGGTGGTGCGGCCCGTGCGCAGTTGCCGGGCGGCGCGGTTCGGCCGGTAGCCGAGCTTGTCGATCGCGCGCTCGATCCGTTGCCGGGTCTCGGGGAGCATCCGGTGGTTGCGCCCGTTGAGCAGGTTCGACACCGTGCTCGGCGAGACGCCCGCCTCGGTCGCGACCTGCTGGATCGTCACCTCGCCAGTTCTCAATTCACCGCCCACCCGCGCATTCTGTCACCCCGTCGTGTTGCCGTATCGCAGTGCAACGATGCATCACGACTTGGCGAAAGTCCAGTCCGAGGTTCCTGGGCGCCGACCTCTTGACGGGCTGCGAAAACCGTTCCTAGCATGCGGTGCATCGTTGCACCAGTCTCGCAAAGCTGCGCCGCTCCGGCTGGTAGATCGTTGCACCACTCCACTTCCGCAGCACCACGAAAGGCGCGCCATGGAGTACACCCGTAGATCAGTCCTGACGGCCCTGGGGCTCGGCGCCGTCGCCGCCACCACCGGCTGCTCGACGTCGTCCGGCAGCAGCCAGGCGGCCGCCGACGGACCCGTCGAAGGTGAGATCACGCTGCTCACCCCGCTGTTCGAGGGCAGCACCGGCAAGCAGTTGCTGGAGGGCAAGCTGCTGCCCGCGTTCAAGCAGAAGAACCCGAACGTCACGGTGAAGGTCGACTACACGACGTACAGCGCCCTGAACGAGAAGATCACCACCAGCCTGGCCGGCGGCCTGATGCCGGACGTGGTGATGCTCGGCGTCGGCTGGATCCCGCCGTTCGCGCACAAGAAGGTGCTCGCGCCGCTGCCCGACTCGCTGGCCACACGGTACGACTACGAGGACCGCGTCCTCGAGCCGTCCCGGTACGACGGCAAGCTGTACGCACTGCCGATGGTCCTGGACACCCGGATCGTCACCTATCGCAAGGACATGTTCGCCGAGGCCGGGATCAAGGCGCCGCCGAAGGACTGGGCCGAACTGCGCGCGATGTCGAAGGAACTGGCCCGCAGCGACGGCTCCGGCAAGCTCACCCGGGTCGGGTTCGACCCGTTCTCGATCGATCTGCGGCAGTGCTGGGAGACATTCCTGTTCGCGAACGACGGCAACCTCTTCGACGAGACCGGGCAGCAGGTGAAGTTCGACGACGACCGCGGGGTCGAGGCGCTGCAGCTGTTCCTCGACGTCGTCAAGGACAAGTCCGCGGACTACTCGTTCAAGTCGTCGGCCGGCCAGCCGAGCACACTGCAGCAGGGGCGTGCCGCGATGATGATGGCCAACAACTCGCTGTGGGTGCAGCTCAAGCAGCAGAATCCGGAGTTGCTGGCCGAGGACAAGGTCGGCGCGTTCATCCTCGCCAACAAGGTGCCCGCGATGCTGCAGGGCGGAACGATGGTTTCCCGTTCGGCCTCGTCCAAGCACGCCGCCGCGGCCCAGGCGCTGGTGGAGTTCATGGGTACGCCGGAATCGATCCTGCCGACTGCTCAGCAGCGTGGATCGGTGCCCGGGGTGCAGGACCTGCGGACGTCGGACTACGTCAAGAACAACGGTTTCGTGAAGCTTGCCCTGGACAACATGAGCAAGGCGCGGTCCGAGGGCGGTACGGCGGCCTGGATGGAGATCCGCGAGAAGATCAAGACCACGCTCGAGACCGCCGTGGTCGGCAAGCGGACCGCCAAGGAGGCCATCGACGAGCTGGCGAACCTGAGCAAGGAAGCGATCTCCCGGCTGTGAGCGGAGCCATGGCGCCGACGCGGGACCGCGCGCGCCCGGACACGCCACCCGGCCGGAACGCTCGCCTGCCGCAGCGCCGGAATCTGCTGCGGGCCCGGCGCCGAGCCGGCCTGCTGATGGTCGCACCGGCGGTGCTGCACGCGGTGATCTGGATCGGCATTCCGCTGATCGCCGCGGTCGTGCTGAGCTTCACGTCGTACGACGTGCTCACGCCGCCGCGGTTCGTCGGGCTGGAGAACTTCCGCGACCTGCTGTCCGACAACGTTTTCCGGCGCGCGGTACTGAACACCAGCATCTACACGTTCTTCACCGTCCCGGTCGCGATGACGATCGCGCTGCTGATCGCCCTGATGCTGAACACCAAGCTGGCCGGTCGCGCGATCTTCCGCACCGCGATCTTCATTCCGCAGGTGACGGCGACGATCGCCGTCGCGCTGGTCTGGCTGTGGATCTACGATCCGCGCAGCGGGCTGGCGAACGCAGTCCTCTCGTTCCTCGGTCTGGACGGACCTGCCTGGTTGTCCTCGACGGACTGGGCGATGCCGGCCGTGATCGTGGTCGGGATCTGGCAGGGAATCGGCCTCAAGATGCTGATCTACCTGGCCGCACTGCAGAGCCTGCCGACCGACCTCTACGAGGCGGCGTCGGTGGACGGCGCGTCCAAGGCCCGGCAGTTCTTCAGCCTGACCGTGCCGTTGTTGCGCCCGGCGACGTTCTTCGTGTTCGTGACCTCGGTGATCGGCGCGTTCCAGTCGTTCGACCAGGTGTACATCCTGACCGACGGCGGGCCCGCGAACAGCACGACGATGATGACCTACGAGATCTACAAGTCCGCGTTCCGCGAGTTCCGGATGGGATACGCGTGCGCGCAGAGCCTGGTGCTGTTCGCGATGCTGCTGTTCCTGACCTTGCTGAACCGCCGGATCACCGGAGGTGACCGTGCCACCCGTTGACACCGTCCGGCGGGCCCGGGCCGGCCGGATCGCGCTGTACCTGACCCTGACGGCGATCTCCCTGGTGATGATCGTGCCGTTCGTCTGGATGCTGCTCACCTCGGTGAAGACCCCCGGCGACATCGCGGCCGCCCCGCCGAAACTGTTCCCGACGGAATGGGCGTTCGGAAACTACGCGGACGCGTTGCGCGCCGCGCCGTTCGCGACGTACGCACGGAACAGTTTCGTGATCGCCGCAAGTCACACGGTGCTGAACGTGCTGATCGCGTCGATGGCCGGGTACGCGCTGGCCCGGTTGCGTTTCCGCGGCAGTTCCTTGATCTTCCTCGGCTTCGTGGGTGCGCTGATGATCCCGACGTACACGAAGATCCTGCCGGAGTTCCTGATCGTGCGGTTCATGCCGCTGTTCGGCGGGAACGACATCACCGGGCAGGGCGGCACCGGATGGCTGGACACCTGGTGGGCGCTGATCATCCCGGGGGCGGTCAGCCCGTTCTCGGTGTTCTTGTTCCGGCAGTTCTATCTCGACCTGCCGGTGGAGCTGGAGGAGGCAGCCCGGCTGGACGGCCTCGGTGAGCTCGGCATCTACGCGCGGATCATGACGCCGCTGGTGAAACCCGCGTTCATCACCGTCGCACTGCTCACCTTCGAGGGGTCGTGGAACAACTTCCTCTGGCCGCTGCTGGTGACCAAGAGCGACAGCCTGCGGGTGATCCAAGTCGGACTGTCCGTGTTCCGCACCGAGAACGACACCCAGTGGGCGTTCCTGATGGCCGGAACCACGCTGGCCACCGTGCCGATGGTGCTGCTGTTCCTGATCGGGCAGCGGTACTTCGTCCAAGGTTTCGCGACCGCGGGCATCAAATGACAATCGACGGAAGGACTGTTTCTATGACCGGGGAACTGCAGGGGTCGCGCGCGCTGGTGACCGGTGCCGGGCACGGCATCGGCCGCGGGATCGCGCTCGGTCTGGCGGCGGCCGGAGCGGACGTGGTGGTGCACTACGGGAAGTCCGCCGACGCGGCCGCGCGGACCGTCGCCGATATCAAGGAGCTCGGTCGCAAAGCGATCGCGGTCGGCGCCGACGTCACCAGTACGGCGGACGTCGGCCGGCTGCTCGACGAGACGGCCGGGTTCCTCGGCGGACTCGACGTACTGGTCTGCAACGCCGGCCACCTGATCGGCCGGGTCACGGTCGAGGAGATGACCGACGAGCACTTCCAGCAGGTGGTCGACGTGAACCTCGGGGCGACGTTCCGGACCGCGCGGGCCGCGATCCCGCACCTCGCGCAGTCGGCGAACGCCCGAATCATCACGATGGCGTCGCTCGCCGCGCACAACGGCGGCGGTCCCGGGTCGGTCGTCTACGCGGCGGCGAAGGCCGGGATCCGCGGCTTCACCAAGGGTCTCGCGAAGGAGCTCGGGCCGCGCGGCATCACGGTCAACTCGGTCGCACCCGGATACATCGCGGACACCGCGTTTCATAAAACGTTTTCCACCGACCAGGCACAGGCCGCGATGGTGGCCGGAACGCCGATCGGCCGCGCCGGCCAGGTCGAGGACGTCGCCAACGCGGTCCGGTTCCTGGCCCTGCCGGAATCCGGCTACCTGACTGGCACCACGATCGACATCGACGGTGGCACGTGGCCCCGCTGAACGGAAGTCCGCCCACGGAACGCGGCGGCTGGTGGCACGAGTACGTCTGTCCGGCACACGGTGTCGAACTCGCCCACATCGGGTTCGATTCCGGAAACTTTCCGGCCGGCGGCGTACCGTGTCCCCACGGTTGCCACGTCGACACACCGGCGGTCCGCGGCGCCTGGACCGTCCTCGCGCATCACTTCTGGGCCCGCCGCATCCGCCTGCTCGCGTACCAGGGACAGGGTGCCGACCTCCTCACGTCGTACGCACGGCTGTACTCCGAACTGACGAAGGCAGGCGAACACGAGCAGGCCCAGGGCTGGATGCAACGTGGCCGCCTCTTCCACCAGGCCCTCACCGACGCCGTCTGGGGCGTCCCGATCGGCCACGCGGTCCTCACCCTGACCGAGCACCCCGACCGGGGCGGGCTCGGGGAGACGTTGCCGATGCTCGACGACATGGTCGCGGGCGCCCGGCTGGCCCGGGACGCGATGGTTGCCCAGGACAACTTCTCCTCGAACTACACCGCGTGGTTCAACGCCCTCGGTACGACGGCGAGCCAAGCGGCCGCCGCCGTACGCGGTGAGGCCTGGGACGGTGCCGCGGAGTGGCTGACCGGGGAACACGGTCAGTTCGCCCACCTACACGCGGCGACCGGCGAGGACGGTTGGGAGTGGGAGTCGAGCACGTACTACCACGGTTTCGTCCTCCGCGCGTACCTCCTGAGTCTCCGCGGCTTCGACCCGTCCCAGGCGCCGGACCGTCTCGAGTCGATGATCCGTGCGCTGTCCGAGATCGCCACCGACGGCGGCATCCTCCCAGCCCTGCACGACGGCCCCTACCGCCGCCGGCCGCTGGCTCTCGAATGGCTCGAGCTCGCTGCCCTCGCGCAGCAGTTCACCTCCAATCACTCCCTCCAGGCCATCGCCACTCAGGCCCGCATCGAAGCCGGTCCCACCTACGACGGCCTCGAAGACACACTGACCAACTGGTTCATCGCCCCAGCCCGAGCTGACAACCACCCGCATGCTGCTTCTTCGGTCGCGGCGGCTTCCGTCGCGCAGCCGGTTCGGACGAGCTCGGCGCGGCCGCGGATCGTCACCACCGCCGCGTTCGCCGTCGTCCGGACCGCCGGGATCCACGCGGTTCTCGACCATGGGCCGCACGGTGGTTCCCACGGTCATCACGACAAACTCGCGCTCTATCTGTACGGCGTGAGCACGCCCTGGCAGCCCGATCCGGGCCAGGTCCCGTACGGCCATGCCCAGTGGCGCGACCACTACAAATCCGTCGCCGCCCACCCGACCATCCGCATCGACGGCCTCGAACCCGCCGAGGCGACCGGCCAACTGATCCACGACGACAACTCCGTGACAGCCACGATCGACGGCTGGTACGACGGCGTCCGCGCAACTCGCAAGCTGATTGCCGCCGACAACTACCTGCTGGACGTCGTCCGTGTGAGCGCCGACCGCAAACGTGAGATCGTCCTCCAGTTCCGCCCCGACGTGGACCTGACCGTCGAAGTCGCGCCGAACGCGATCCGTACCACCTGGACCGGCGACGAGAAGCTCTACGGCTACCACCGCGGCAACGGGATCCCGCTGACCCGCCCCGGCCCCGGTCCCGCCGACGACCCGCAGCGCACTCGCACCTGGCTCGACTGGACCGTCGTCGGCACCGAGGCGACCTTCTGCTCCGTCTACTCGACCACCCCGCTCGACACAGCTCTCGCCGAGGTGATCACCGATGTTTGACCAGCGCATCGACGTACTCCGTGACGGTCTGGAAACCCGGTACGCCGCTCAGTGGCGACGGCTGCGCGAACAGTGCGACTGGTACCGCACCCAGACCCCGCCGACCGAGCATCCGTCCGCCAGCATCACCTACTTCGGACCGGCCGCCGCCAACCTCGCGCTCGCCTACCGGCTGACCGGCAACGACGGCTACCGCGCCGAGGCAGCCCGCTGGATTTCGGCGGCCATCGGTTTCCCGCACTGGGGCAAGGCGCACATGCCGGACCACGATCTCGACGCGGGCTGGCTGCTGCACGGCCTGTCGCTCGCGTCGACGTGGCTCGGCGACGACTTCGAGCTCGCCGCCGGGTTGCGCGCGAAGCTCGAGTTGCAGGGGGCGCGACTGTACGAGTTCGCAGTCGAGTCCGAGGGGTCGTGGTGGAGTTCGTCGTACTGGCAGAACCACAACTGGATCTGCTACACGGGCCTCGCGACGGCCGGCTATGCGCTGGGTCGTGCCGAGTGGACCGAGCGGGCGAAGGCGAACTTCGCGACCGTGCTCGAGCTGCTGCCGGCGGACGGGTCCTCCATGGAGGGCGTCGTCTACTGGCGGTACGGCGTGCCGTGGTTGGCGACGTACCTGGATCTTCTGCAGGACCAGGAAATGCTCGACTGGTGGCAGCGTTTTCCGTTCCTCGCGAACACGTTTTCCTACCGGTTGCAGCAGTGCGCGCCAGGGTTCGAGGAAAACATCGACCACGGCGACTGCCACGACCGGCGCAGCGGACACAGCGTCGCGCTGTACCGGAAACTCGCGTCGGCGTACCGGATCGGCGAGGCGCAGTGGCTGGCGGACCTTGTGTCCGAACGCTTCTTCTGGCGGGAGGCGTACGCGAGCGGCGTGAAGCCGGGCGTGATGCCCGAGGCGTACCTGGAAATGCTCTGGTACGACGATTCCGTGCTGCCGGTCGACCCGGAGAAGAGCGCGCCGCTGTCGGCGTACTTTCCGGACCTCGGCCTCGTCACGGCACGCACCGGCTGGGACGACAAGGCGACGATGGTGTCGTTCAAGGCGGCGCCGGGCGGTGGGCACCAGGCCTGGGAGACGTCGCACCGGCTCGACCGCGAGCGCGGGTGGGACACGTTGAGTGCCGGGCATCATCACCCCGATTCCGGGTCGTTCGTGCTCACGTCGCGCGGCGCTTTCCTGGCGGTCGACGAGGGGTACAGCAACCGCAAGCGGGCCGGCGACCACAACCTGATCCTGGTGGACGGGTTCGGGTACGCCGACGAGGACCGGTACCACGTGTACAAAGGGATCCCGTACGAGCGGCAGGCCGAAATGGTCGACGTCCTCGCGGCCGACGGCATGGCGCACGCGACGGCCCGGATCGCCGCCATGTACCCACCCGAGCTAGGCATCACGCGCCTCGACCGCACCCTGGTCTTCACACCCGCAGGCCGAATCGTGCTGCTCGACCGGTGCGCCGCGGAAGAACCACGAGACTGGACCTTCCTACTCCACGCCGACTGGCCGATCGAATACGGCCAAGGCATCGCAAATGCCCGATCCGGACGGAACCCAGCCGGAGCCGGAACAGGCACCGGAGCAGGCACAGGAGCAGACACAGGCGAAGGAGCGGGAGTTGGTGCAGGTACTGGAGCGGCAGTTGGTGCTGGGGCAGGCACACGCGCGGTGGATGGTGACGAGATCGTGCTGCGCTCCGGGTCGGCTCAGGCGTGGGTCCGCTTCCATACGCCGGTGACCGTCGACGTATCCGTGACCGAGGTCGAGGCGAACCCGACGTCGAGCACCCCGAGCCTCCGCCTGACCCGCACCATGCACACCCTCCGCGCCACCGCCGAACGCTCGACCGTCGCCACCCTCCTCACCACGATCGAACCAACCTCGGCCCTGCACCCCACTCCTCCCACCGCCCGCTACCTCTCCGTCCCCAACGGCCACGCCATCACCTTCGCCGACGAAACCGTTCTACTCACTGTCGACGGTGCGGACGGCGGCGCGTGGAGTGCGGATGCGGCGTCGGGTGGTTCTGATGGTGGGGCGGTTCGCTGTGTGATCGAGACGCCGGACGGGCGGAGCACGGTATGAGCGCGCCGCGGGGGTCAAGGCTCAGCCGGCGGGCGCTCGACTGGCTGGGGTGGATCGCCAGCCCTGCGCTGGCGGGAGCCGCCTTCTCGATCCTGTGCCTGGGGATCGTCACCTGGCTGCCCGCCCTGGCCGCCGTCGGATTCGCGCTCAACCGGTGGCGGACCGACGGTGACACGCGTTGCTTCACCGGCGTATTCGTCGGTTGGCGCCGCTACTGGCGCCGATTGCTGCCGCACTCGATCCTGATGACCGTCGCCGTACTGATTGCCACCAGCAACTTGTCTTTCCTGTCTGGCCGATCCGGACCGCTCGTGCTGGCGTTGTTCATGATCCACGTGGGCCTGATCGCCGCCGCGATCACCTACCACCTGGCACTCGCCGTCACCGCCGGCCGGACCCCCTCCGGGTCCGCCACGGAATGGCGTCGGACTGCGTTCCGCTTGGCGTTCACATCCGTTCCGCGCGGCACCGCATTGCTGGGTGCCGCTGTGTCCGCACCCGTTTTCTCGCTCGTCGTCCCGGCAGGCCCACTCCTTCTCGGCACGACAGTTCCGGTTCTGGTCGGCCTGCTCGTCGCCGACCGCGCATAGTCCGTTCCCGACCGCCCTATCAGGAGGACCACCATGTCCAGAGCTGTTCCGATCCTGCTTCTCGGCGCCGCCCTCGCGCTGCCCGCCGTCCCGGCCCACGCCGCGACCGACTACTACGTCTCCACGACCGGCAGCGACGCGAACTCCGGTACGTCGTCGAGTACGCCGTTCGCCACCATCCAGAAGGCACTCGACACAGCTCCGCGCGGAGCCACCGTACATCTTGCCTCCGGCACCTATCTCCAGGACGCCGTGACCGTACGCTCCGGTGTCACGGTCACCGGCCCGTCGACCGCCGTGGTCAAAGGGGCGGGGAACTCGCGGATCTTCCAGGTCCAGCACGACGGGGTGACGCTGGCCGGGTTCACGATCGACGGGTTGTTCGGGTCGTCGTCCAGCAGGGACGGCTATCGGGGCAAGCTGATCTACGCGATGAGCACGTCGCCTGGTGACGGCGTGGGCACGTTGACGATCCGGAACATGCGGCTGAAGAACGCCGGCGGCGAATGCGTCCGGTTGCGGTATCTGATCACCAACGCCGACGTACACGACAACACCGTCGGTCCGTGCGGTGTGTACGACTTCAAGTTCGCCGGCGGCGGGAAGAACGGCGAGGGGATCTACGTCGGGACCGCACCGGAGCAGCAGGGCGAGAACGGCGCGCCCGATGCCCAGGCGGACCGCAGCCGCAACAACCACATTCATCACAATACGATCGCGACCTACGGCAACGAGTGCGTCGACGTGAAGGAGAACTCGACCGCGAACGTGGTCGAGTACAACGACTGCAGCCAGCAGAAGGATCCGAGCTCCGGCGGCCTCGACGCGCGCGGTAGCGGAAACACGTTCCGCTACAACACGG containing:
- a CDS encoding carbohydrate ABC transporter permease; this encodes MPPVDTVRRARAGRIALYLTLTAISLVMIVPFVWMLLTSVKTPGDIAAAPPKLFPTEWAFGNYADALRAAPFATYARNSFVIAASHTVLNVLIASMAGYALARLRFRGSSLIFLGFVGALMIPTYTKILPEFLIVRFMPLFGGNDITGQGGTGWLDTWWALIIPGAVSPFSVFLFRQFYLDLPVELEEAARLDGLGELGIYARIMTPLVKPAFITVALLTFEGSWNNFLWPLLVTKSDSLRVIQVGLSVFRTENDTQWAFLMAGTTLATVPMVLLFLIGQRYFVQGFATAGIK
- a CDS encoding sugar ABC transporter permease — encoded protein: MSGAMAPTRDRARPDTPPGRNARLPQRRNLLRARRRAGLLMVAPAVLHAVIWIGIPLIAAVVLSFTSYDVLTPPRFVGLENFRDLLSDNVFRRAVLNTSIYTFFTVPVAMTIALLIALMLNTKLAGRAIFRTAIFIPQVTATIAVALVWLWIYDPRSGLANAVLSFLGLDGPAWLSSTDWAMPAVIVVGIWQGIGLKMLIYLAALQSLPTDLYEAASVDGASKARQFFSLTVPLLRPATFFVFVTSVIGAFQSFDQVYILTDGGPANSTTMMTYEIYKSAFREFRMGYACAQSLVLFAMLLFLTLLNRRITGGDRATR
- a CDS encoding extracellular solute-binding protein, with the translated sequence MEYTRRSVLTALGLGAVAATTGCSTSSGSSQAAADGPVEGEITLLTPLFEGSTGKQLLEGKLLPAFKQKNPNVTVKVDYTTYSALNEKITTSLAGGLMPDVVMLGVGWIPPFAHKKVLAPLPDSLATRYDYEDRVLEPSRYDGKLYALPMVLDTRIVTYRKDMFAEAGIKAPPKDWAELRAMSKELARSDGSGKLTRVGFDPFSIDLRQCWETFLFANDGNLFDETGQQVKFDDDRGVEALQLFLDVVKDKSADYSFKSSAGQPSTLQQGRAAMMMANNSLWVQLKQQNPELLAEDKVGAFILANKVPAMLQGGTMVSRSASSKHAAAAQALVEFMGTPESILPTAQQRGSVPGVQDLRTSDYVKNNGFVKLALDNMSKARSEGGTAAWMEIREKIKTTLETAVVGKRTAKEAIDELANLSKEAISRL
- a CDS encoding TrmH family RNA methyltransferase, with the protein product MQRISSRNARFQVWQASLSNRAKRQRSGEFLVQGVRPISVAVDNGWPVRTVITDASRPLSRWASELLQRLPGVERVAMAPELLAELGEKDDPELIAVLELPADDLTRIPVGPDFLGVVFDRPTGPGNIGSIIRSADAFGADGVIVTGHAADVYDPKSVRATTGSLFAVPAVRVPSHREVLDWVRRSAAPVVVVGTDEHGSVDVYDFDFTQPVLLLIGNETAGLSTAWKEAADHLVRIPITGSASSLNAANAATAALYEISRQRSRPAQ
- a CDS encoding methyltransferase domain-containing protein, producing MNNVYTHGHHESVLRSHRWRTAENSAGYLLPHLRPGMSLLDVGAGPGTITADLARLVEPGRTTALEANEAALGITRKAFEENAVDVQFVVGDVHALDLPDDTYDVVHAHQVLQHVADPVQALREMRRVCKPGGIVAVRDSDYHGFVWYPELPELDEWMELYQRMARVNSGEPDAGRRLLSWALAAGFEDVDATTSTWSFANPDDRAFWGGMWADRILESALADQARASGVPEERLTAISRAWQDWTATPDACISILHGELLCRA
- a CDS encoding LacI family DNA-binding transcriptional regulator → MTIQQVATEAGVSPSTVSNLLNGRNHRMLPETRQRIERAIDKLGYRPNRAARQLRTGRTTTIGLVVPSVGNPFWGALARHLESAALAEGYHVLLCNSERDPRRERDYIDELWADGVHGVVLCSSLPSLEHVLPLVERGLQLVAFDRTSQAGDPASLVSISVDNAIGSQLATQHLIDLGHRRLAFVSGALASVNRKERYRGFTGALEQAGIDPATSVRAPVKGDADDFGDVEASELGRAAAAELLALEEPPTGIVAINDMCALGVCRGLRDGGLEVGKDVSVVGFDDIVLADLYAPTLTTVRQPMQEMAAAAFSQLRSRLDDSGPKQGQSLLFRPELIVRESTVAPS
- a CDS encoding heparinase II/III family protein yields the protein MAPLNGSPPTERGGWWHEYVCPAHGVELAHIGFDSGNFPAGGVPCPHGCHVDTPAVRGAWTVLAHHFWARRIRLLAYQGQGADLLTSYARLYSELTKAGEHEQAQGWMQRGRLFHQALTDAVWGVPIGHAVLTLTEHPDRGGLGETLPMLDDMVAGARLARDAMVAQDNFSSNYTAWFNALGTTASQAAAAVRGEAWDGAAEWLTGEHGQFAHLHAATGEDGWEWESSTYYHGFVLRAYLLSLRGFDPSQAPDRLESMIRALSEIATDGGILPALHDGPYRRRPLALEWLELAALAQQFTSNHSLQAIATQARIEAGPTYDGLEDTLTNWFIAPARADNHPHAASSVAAASVAQPVRTSSARPRIVTTAAFAVVRTAGIHAVLDHGPHGGSHGHHDKLALYLYGVSTPWQPDPGQVPYGHAQWRDHYKSVAAHPTIRIDGLEPAEATGQLIHDDNSVTATIDGWYDGVRATRKLIAADNYLLDVVRVSADRKREIVLQFRPDVDLTVEVAPNAIRTTWTGDEKLYGYHRGNGIPLTRPGPGPADDPQRTRTWLDWTVVGTEATFCSVYSTTPLDTALAEVITDV
- a CDS encoding SDR family oxidoreductase; this encodes MTGELQGSRALVTGAGHGIGRGIALGLAAAGADVVVHYGKSADAAARTVADIKELGRKAIAVGADVTSTADVGRLLDETAGFLGGLDVLVCNAGHLIGRVTVEEMTDEHFQQVVDVNLGATFRTARAAIPHLAQSANARIITMASLAAHNGGGPGSVVYAAAKAGIRGFTKGLAKELGPRGITVNSVAPGYIADTAFHKTFSTDQAQAAMVAGTPIGRAGQVEDVANAVRFLALPESGYLTGTTIDIDGGTWPR
- a CDS encoding DUF624 domain-containing protein, which translates into the protein MSAPRGSRLSRRALDWLGWIASPALAGAAFSILCLGIVTWLPALAAVGFALNRWRTDGDTRCFTGVFVGWRRYWRRLLPHSILMTVAVLIATSNLSFLSGRSGPLVLALFMIHVGLIAAAITYHLALAVTAGRTPSGSATEWRRTAFRLAFTSVPRGTALLGAAVSAPVFSLVVPAGPLLLGTTVPVLVGLLVADRA